A genomic stretch from Juglans microcarpa x Juglans regia isolate MS1-56 chromosome 3S, Jm3101_v1.0, whole genome shotgun sequence includes:
- the LOC121258089 gene encoding multicopper oxidase LPR2-like, with protein MPTTRLGSPFKYPTLSVFNHLCLHTAKAQETNKLGTMVACVLFKFLDLISFALFGVLTASVAQDKQLNSSKLEMFVDELPHLPKIHGFDVVSGVPQSKSLVIGMFKKKWKFHRDLPPTPVYAYGVSEDLATVPGPTIEALQGIDIHVTWQNHLPPKHILPWDPTIPTAIPANKLGIPTVVHLHGGVVEPESDGFANSWFTLGFQEKGPTWTKQTCHYHNQQQPGNLWYHDHAMGLTRINILAGLFGAYIIRHPQSEAHLGLPTGDELDRPLIVFDRSFRTDGSIYMNCTGDNPSLHPHWRPEYFGNAIIVNGKAWPRVTVRRRKHRFRILNASNARYFRFFFTNGLQFTHVGSDSVYLNKPVVTNEILLAPSEIADVVVDFSESKTNTAILANDAPYPYPDGSPVNEADSKVIKFFILEHREIDRWRVPKMLMQYPRPDLSSASRSRYITMYEYMSTTGESTHLYLNGKSFEAPVEETPKVGSTEVWNVINLTGDNHPLHIHMGLFVALDQIELVNAEEFRKCMMRMNDAIKCQISKYARGKRVEVPAHEKGWKNVFKIKPEFVTKILVRFSYIHSNESYPFDATAEPGYVYHCHILDHEDNEMMRPLKFIE; from the exons ATGCCCACCACACGCCTGGGGTCTCCCTTCAAATACCCAACTCTTTCCGTCTTTAACCATCTGTGCTTGCATACAGCCAAGGCTCAGGAAACAAACAAGCTAGGCACCATGGTGGCCTGCGTTTTGTTTAAGTTTCTTGACCTcatttcttttgctttgtttggAGTACTCACAGCTTCAGTGGCCCAAGATAAACAGCTAAATTCATCCAAGTTGGAAATGTTTGTGGATGAGCTTCCACATCTGCCCAAAATCCATGGCTTCGATGTTGTTTCAGGCGTTCCCCAATCTAAGTCCCTGGTGATCGGCATGTTCAAGAAGAAAtgg AAATTCCACAGAGATCTCCCTCCAACGCCAGTTTACGCCTACGGTGTATCCGAAGACTTGGCTACAGTTCCTGGTCCAACAATCGAGGCCCTCCAGGGAATCGATATCCACGTGACGTGGCAAAATCACCTCCCTCCAAAGCACATACTGCCGTGGGACCCAACCATCCCGACTGCCATTCCAGCCAATAAGCTGGGCATTCCTACTGTGGTCCATCTCCACGGTGGCGTCGTGGAGCCCGAGAGTGATGGATTCGCAAACTCATGGTTCACCCTTGGATTCCAAGAGAAGGGACCCACGTGGACCAAACAAACATGTCATTACCACAACCAACAACAACCTGGAAACCTATGGTATCATGATCATGCCATGGGATTGACAAGAATCAACATCCTAGCTGGCTTGTTTGGGGCCTACATCATCCGCCACCCGCAGTCGGAGGCCCACCTTGGACTCCCCACCGGCGATGAGCTCGATCGACCGTTAATCGTTTTTGACCGTAGCTTTCGAACCGATGGTTCCATATACATGAATTGCACGGGAGATAATCCCTCCCTACACCCCCACTGGCGACCGGAATATTTCGGTAATGCCATCATCGTGAACGGAAAAGCCTGGCCACGTGTGACAGTACGACGTCGTAAGCATCGGTTTCGAATCCTAAATGCCAGCAATGCCAGATACTTTAGGTTCTTCTTTACCAATGGTCTGCAGTTCACCCACGTGGGATCTGACTCGGTGTATCTCAATAAACCAGTGGTAACCAATGAGATTCTGCTGGCCCCATCTGAGATAGCTGACGTGGTTGTTGACTTTTCAGAATCAAAGACCAATACTGCTATTCTAGCGAACGATGCACCATATCCTTATCCGGATGGGAGCCCGGTCAACGAAGCCGATAGCAAGGTCATCAAGTTTTTCATCCTAGAGCATCGTGAGATTGACAGGTGGAGAGTTCCAAAGATGTTGATGCAATACCCACGTCCTGATTTATCTAGTGCATCGCGTTCACGGTACATAACTATGTACGAGTACATGAGCACGACGGGCGAGTCAACTCATCTATACTTGAATGGAAAGTCATTCGAGGCACCGGTCGAGGAGACACCAAAAGTGGGGAGCACGGAAGTGTGGAACGTGATCAATCTAACAGGGGACAATCACCCGTTGCACATTCATATGGGGCTGTTTGTGGCGTTGGACCAGATTGAGTTGGTGAATGCGGAAGAGTTCAGGAAATGCATGATGAGAATGAACGATGCGATCAAGTGCCAAATAAGCAAGTATGCACGTGGGAAAAGAGTAGAGGTGCCAGCTCACGAGAAGGGATGGAAGAACGTG